TTTTATCATTGTAGGAACACACCACAAGTACCATCCGGTCAAAATGAACCTAGGTGTAACAACAAGACAATAGAATACAATACTTTTGCCGATTCACGTGGAAGgtgatttctttttcttactCCAGCCGGACCCACCTTTTTTCCTTGGGAGCCTTAACCATTGTAGCCACCTACAGTAGGTCCCACCCTTATTGCCATACCACACATTCACATTGCCCTTCCCCTAATGGGATCTATGCATCGATGCCTGACTAAATTCCGTTCGGTGCAATTGTGGTGGCAGGACGACGCTACACGACGAGTGAGATTAATGGAGGCCGTGAACTGTGTACTACACATTGCAGTGCAGCTAAAACCTCCTTGAGTGGTAGGCGCAACATCTCCTTGCCTTTTTAATTAGTCAACAAATGATCTGAAGCACAAAAAGTGTTAGCAGTAAGTTGGCGCCCAACTACCGCTGGGCTCCTATAAAAGCCCCGCGCCGTTTCGCTATGCAACCCCATAACTCACCGAGCCATCTCCCTCTCCATTTCTGATTTCTCCCGCGCCCTACACGAACGCGCCAAGGGGCAAAGGGCCGAGGCCAACCCTGCGACTCAGCcgagagctagctagctagcctaGCAGAGAAAACCAGAGAGCCGCCATGGGCATGTTCACGGTGACCAAGCTGTCCGAGGGCCCCGTGcggccgtccgccgccacgccgtcggaGACGCTGCCCATGGCCTGGGTCGACCGGTACCCGACGCACCGCGGCCTCGTCGAGTCCGCGCACATCTACCGCAACGTCGCGGACAcgctgctgccggcgccggcgccggcggcggtgggagaggCTGATCGTGACGCCGTGGCCGACGCCGCCCTGCTGCAGGCGGCGACCAACAACAACAGGACGAATAAGAAgtccccggcggcggtggtgcgcggCGCGCTGGCGGACGCGCTGGTGCACTACTACCCGTTCGCGGGGCGGATCGTGGAGGACGTCCCGGGGCGCCCCGCCGTGCTGTGCTCCGGCGAGGGCGTCTACTTCGTGGAGGCCGCCGCCAACTGCGCCCTCGCCGACGTCAACTTCCTGGAGCGCCCGCTTCTGCTCGCCAAGGACCAGCTCGTGCCGTGCCCCACGCCGGAGCTCTGGCCCGTCGAGCCGCACAACACCCTCGCCATGATACAGGTGCGGTTGGATCTACTTGCTTGTCCGTTTTGCACCGCACGTACAAGTTTTCCTTCTTCAAGTGATCGATTTGGCACCCCGACCAAACATAATTGGCATAGATCGGGGTCTTTATTTGTTTGTTATCTTTTCCACGACCATATTTTAGGCATGTGCGTATTAGCATAGCTTTGAACAGAGCTAAACCTGTCTGTGTTCGTTAGAAGTCAACGGTTGGATTCACTGGTGCAAGTGAAAtacttctctcttttttcaatCTCCATCAATCTGAACTCTGAATTGCTAGTACTATTAGAATATTATTGGTAACTACTTATACTACCTAGATTGGTGATGGTCATATACATATACAACGTGAATGAAATTTTTATGTCGTGATCTACCTTCAATCAGGTCACGACCTTCACCTGCGGTGGCTTCGTGGTCGGCCTGCGCACCAACCACGCGGTGGCGGACGGCACGGGCGCGGCGCAGTTCCTGAACGCTGTCGGCGACCTCGCCCGCGGGCTGCCGGAGCCCCGCGTGAAGCCCGTCTGGGCCCGGGACCGCTTCCCCGACCCGGACATCAAGCCCGGCCCGCTCCCGGAGCTGCCGGTGCTGGCCCTCGAATACATCGCCTTCGACTTCCCCGCCGCCTACATCGGAAAGCTCAAGTCGCAGTACGCGGCGTCCACGGGCGGCAAGATCTGCTCGGCCTTCGACATCGTCATCGCCAAGCTCTGGCAGTGCCGGACGCGGGCCatcgacgccggcgccgacgtcAGGCTCTGCTTCTTCGCCAGCGTCCGCCACGTGCTGAAGCTGGAGCCGGGCTACTACGGCAACGCCATCTTCCCCGTGAAGgtgtcggcgccggcggagaaGGTGGCGGGATCGTCGGTGATCGAGCTCGTCGGCATGGTGCGGGACGCGAAGCGGCGGATGGCCGAGGAGTGCCTGAGCTGGGCGGAGGACCGCACCGGAGGGCGCGACCCGTTCCAGATGACCTTCAACTACGAGTCCGTGTACGTGTCGGACTGGAGCAAGCTCGGGTTCAACGACGTGGACTACGGGTACGGCGCGCCCATGTCCGCCGGCCCGCTGGTGAACTGCGACCTCATCGCGTCGGTCATCGTCATGAgggcgcccgcgccgctcgccggaaCGCGGCTGCTGGCCAGCTGCGTCACCAAGGAGCACGCTGACGACTTCGCCCGCAGGATGCGGGAGGATCTCGTCTGACGTGGTGCATGCGTACGTGAGGAACTAGGCCGCCGTATAACTACGTCTGATCTATGAGAGCTACGTTGGGAGAGCTATATGAAATGGTATTGTATTCCTGTCTAGAAGATTACTACGTACATGGCACTTGATGTACAAAGTGCAGTGTGTGCAGACAAAATTTCATGGAGTTGTTGAGCGGTGACTGACGAGGAAGCGTCACTCACTAGTGTCCACGTCGAGAGAAACACACTCCATATCTAAGTGGATGTGAAGTCTAACAATATCCATATACCACATCACACAATTCAGTTTGGGCGTGTACTCATATGTAACCCATATGCGTGATAAAGTATTATCAAGATGAATGCTAAACATGTTTGATATCTATGTTTCGAATGACCAAAATTGTGGCTGCAATCAAATGATCAGTTTCTCACCACGGTGATACTCAGGTCCTATCGAGAATAAAGAAAAAGTACTTATGTATCGATCCAATAGGGTTGAGTGTGTGCGCGTACATATAAATGTATGTATGTGTCGTGTGtttgatttttaaaaaataagttCAATTTGTAGGTTTCATATGATTGTGCATTACTCTTTctataaaataatttttttatgaattATATATATTGATCGTTCGATTTTTACTATATAAGCGTAATAAATTAAACAAGAAACGATGTGCAACTTATGTGATGCCCACAAACCAATCATATTATAAAAGATATGTAGAagaaataatatatatgttGTGCTTTGATGAAGAGATGAGAAGGAAACAAATATGTACTACAAGATAAATGCATGATTAAGAATATCATGTGGAAATTCTATTCTTTTAGTTGGTTAGCATGTAGTTTGAGTGAGTCAGATCTAGAAGTCCAACCTGACTTGTTGAGTTAAATCCTATTTGGACATGTGGGTCGGCTTAGACGATGCTCACTTTGTAATCACAGTTGTTTCATCATTGGTATTATCTCCTATCGAGCATCGCCTCTAGAACTTTATATAGCAATATCATCTGCTACTTCGTATTGAAAATTATATCTATGCTTTTTAGGTATTATGATTGAGTTTGTGATCAGACATATGTTTTTGAGGTGTGACTTGTATTCTTGTGGAATTCCCCTCTTCTGATCGTTTGGAGATTAAAGGGAATATACATTTTTTTCTACTAATTCTAAATTGTGAATATGTAAAAGAATGGACAAACTCTTTGAGCATTCCTTGTCACATCATTCTTCCTCATGTCCTTGGAACCCTAGCGCTACCGTCACTAATCGCTCCCATGTGCTCCTTCATAAAAACACTATTCCATCACCGATGTTGTACTACGATATCGTTCGAGTTCGGTTTTTCGGGTTCGGGATTGTTATGGGGGTGAATGGATGGCTGAATCCGGTCTGATCAGCTGACGGGATGCAACTTCGTCTTGATGATTGCCTAGACAAGCTGCTGGACCTGGCTTTGGAGATGCAAAAGCGCCACTGGAGCCAGGCTCGCTGGATACGAAAAATTTCAACGCTTCTGCAGAGGTTGGCTGGCGGGGTGCAAGCGGTGCATGCGCGCAGACTAAAATCTGCTGGACGCGTGCTTCATCTGGACAACCAGTCAAGTGTGCCGCGTGGCCATTCTGCATACCTCCAGGCAACCAATCAGAAGGTACTTGCATGGCCTTAGCCTGACCCAAGGGAACTTGTCTCATTGGTGTGAGCCAGGCTACACTATTGCAAGAAACCAATAGACCCTATATGTTCACCCTCTAGTGGCTTTAGAAGGAAGGTTATATCAGTGGAAGTTAGTGGTGTGTGGAGAACTCCACAAATAAGTGTACACAATAATACTCATGTTTTGTTCCTAAATATTTGCCATTCTATTATATGATTTTTCCAAGCAAGTGAAGAATCTGTTGAACTAGAAAACAACGAACGAACTTTAAGGGCATGTTGTCTATGCATCATAAAGTACAAGCTTCTTATGCTTTGCAAGTCGTGCGAATTTAGGGGCTTCATGATTCCACTCTCCACATGGGTCAGGGTATATCTCAGTAAACGTCGTGCCACCTCCAGACTTCAGTGATGAGAAAATTACTTGGTCAGTTGGCTCATAGATATCTGATAAATAGTAATTAATCATGATGTAGTTCTTCTATTCAAAACATAAAaataactagtgttttcatatGATCATATTTAAAATAGACGTTATCATTTTTATGTATCAATGTTAATGCCTTTTGTATATAACATCTTTTATCTAGAGACATCTTTAAAAGCACCGAGCTTTGTATGATGTTTATATTACCTTGCAGGAATACTGTATATTTCATTTCAATAACATTCTAGAAGTTTTCTTTAATTTGTGagttaaaaaaatgttttacAGGTGACAATGGATATGCTATGTTAAGGTAATACTTTTAAAgaaataatatatcataatCATTTTCTATCATATGTGAGGAGCATTAAGATAAGAAGAAGTGTATATGATTGCCTTAAGTTGAAAAATATGATTGCCTTCCTGCTAGTTGTGAAAGTAGATTTCTTGATAAaggttgaattttaatttgtcggtatatataatttgttcttTTATATTGATGATTAAGCCGTCAAGTGTCAAGGCTAAAATGTTTGACTTGAGATAGACTTATATTTTGTGATATATAGGAGGTCCTAGTATTGTATTTACACCGACAGGTTGACCCAGTATCTAGTGCGCAAAGTAAGGTcgtgtttctttcttttgaccAGCGAAGTGTGATCGTGTTTCATCTCTCCTTGATCTACACGAGCAGTTTTTGTTTACTCCGAGACATGGGCCGACAGGAATCGATAGATGTGGATAGGTGCTTAGGTAGCAGTAGCAGTGGAGAGTCAACTGATTAATAAGCACGTGGTCCATGTTGTTGCTCGAGGTATTTTATTTCCTGTTGGCTGTTGCGCATAAAAACGCTGGTGAAAAATtaggttttagtcccggttggagggacACATAGGTCTCAAAAATCTAACtgggactaatcattcgggactaaaaGTTCCATCTTTAGTTCCGGGTATTTCACCGAGACTAAAaagttccaaaaaaataaaaaaaaaagtgggcCGCGCGACCCTAGCTGCTCGTGCCCCCACCGCTGCGCTCCTACCACAGGTCGTGCGCCGTTCCATGGCCTTGGCCACGGCTGCCAGTGCCCCGCCACCCCTAGCAGGCCGACCGCGGGAGGCGGTCCTGGCCGCCACGTGCCCCAccctcgccccgccgctcggGCGGTTGCCCACGCCAGCCTGCTCGCACTGGCCCGTGCTGGCCGCCTGCCCGCCCCGGctcccccgcccgcgccggagctgcccgcctggaagaaagggagaggacgacgaggaagaagagcGCTGCCTGCGTGCACGAGataagaaagggagaggaggagaagataaggtggagagaggggggagCCGCGTGGAAAGGGGGTCTTTTAGTCTCGATTGGAGGCACCGGCTGAGATTAAACGTCCCACCAGATTCCctccattacaaccgggactaaagggggtctttagtcctggttgatatTACTAACTGGGATTAAAGGGCCCGTCGGAGGTGGCCCTCGATGGTGGGaatttgacccgggactaaatgcccTTTAGTCCTGGATAAAAACAACCCGAATTAAAAATGTTGAGTGGAAGGTCTCTTCTCTACTGAATGAAAGCGTAAGAGGTTTGGTTGCTAAAGGACTCGGCAGTAGTTTAGATTGCACGAGATGGTCTTTTTGTCTTGGCTCTGGAACTAATATTAATCTACGGTTTTGCATAGTGCTTGACGTCTTGGAAAGACACATCTTGGTTTGGTCTACGTCCTTCTCATGAAGTCAGCAGGTAGAAACGAGAACAAGTAAAATTTGGTGgat
Above is a genomic segment from Setaria viridis chromosome 4, Setaria_viridis_v4.0, whole genome shotgun sequence containing:
- the LOC117851985 gene encoding acyl transferase 10; the protein is MGMFTVTKLSEGPVRPSAATPSETLPMAWVDRYPTHRGLVESAHIYRNVADTLLPAPAPAAVGEADRDAVADAALLQAATNNNRTNKKSPAAVVRGALADALVHYYPFAGRIVEDVPGRPAVLCSGEGVYFVEAAANCALADVNFLERPLLLAKDQLVPCPTPELWPVEPHNTLAMIQVTTFTCGGFVVGLRTNHAVADGTGAAQFLNAVGDLARGLPEPRVKPVWARDRFPDPDIKPGPLPELPVLALEYIAFDFPAAYIGKLKSQYAASTGGKICSAFDIVIAKLWQCRTRAIDAGADVRLCFFASVRHVLKLEPGYYGNAIFPVKVSAPAEKVAGSSVIELVGMVRDAKRRMAEECLSWAEDRTGGRDPFQMTFNYESVYVSDWSKLGFNDVDYGYGAPMSAGPLVNCDLIASVIVMRAPAPLAGTRLLASCVTKEHADDFARRMREDLV